The Microtus ochrogaster isolate Prairie Vole_2 chromosome 4, MicOch1.0, whole genome shotgun sequence nucleotide sequence CACACAAAAGACCACTAGACACgtatgcaatcagcaagagtgTTTATTCTCTCGAGAGTAAAGATTCCAGCATGCTGGGGCCGCACATCAAACCCAAAGGGTAAATGGTGACCATGAGAGGAGCACGCAGGTTCCTTTTAAGCACTGCTCAGGTACTTTCAGAGACAGGTTATCTCAAACGTAATTGGCTTAGCAAGCATCGGTTACATTAGTATGTTCCTGATTGGCCATGGTTATAGTTTTACCATTTGGGGGGCATTCTTGGGCAAGGCAGGGTATGTTTTAGGGAGATTATAGGAACTGTCCTTTTTGGTCATTGTACTGAGATACTGTGggactggctcaggcctggtgtGTGTTATCTTGTCTCTGGGTGCGTgccatctctcttttccttttaggaAACCGAAACTCGGGCTCAGTTGTAAAACGGGGCAAGTTCAGACCTTTCAGCGGAAGGACAGAGTCAACACCCACACGTTGTCCTTTGACTTCAAGACGTGCCCATGGCCTGTGCTTTTatgaataaatttgaaagtttaaAATTACACCAAATGAGAGGTTTAgtttaggggtggggtgggggggcttgTTTAGAACGCATGAGACCCTGGATTCAACCTTCAGCACTgccaaagagagacagaaaaataaaatcactgttaGCTGAAGATGTGGAAACAGCACTTcggaaaaaaaagacttcattgTTAAAGACAACAAGAGATTAAGAAAACACATTCTGGTGATAGCTGTATTGATGCTCATtagactgtgttttcttttccttcctttttaaaaacactgtttttAAACGCTTTTATTAGAAATTCTGAGagctaattctccctctcccagagtcTACCAATTGCCCACAACTCATCATCTAGGAGTGGGGCAGTGTTTGTGCCTGCACCCCGTTATCGTGATTTTCAGACTTTTCTGTGTGTTGTAGATGTGTcctaataaaagtatttttaaaagattaaaaaccaatgttttcattattatttatttgtattgttcatgtatatatgtgtgtgtatataatagaGAAGTACAATAAAACACGTTCTAGGGCTGGGAaaacagctcagctggtagaattcTTGCCTATATTGCATGTGGTCCTAGGTTAAATCAGGCACAGTGGCGCACATCTGTAACCCAGTACtagtgaggtagaggcaggaggatcataagttgtAGTTCATCTTCGGCCACACAGCAAATTAGAGCGTACCCTGggttgagatcctgtctcaaaaaacaaaaaaaaacaaaacaaaacaaaaaaaaacaaccaagcgATCAAAAAACTCTGTACATGTTTCTTCTTCTGCGAGCAGCAATCTTGTATCcttctctctccaaccccaccaGTTAAGGGTGCACACCCAGCTCGTTTGTTTTCTAATATCTGGGTCCTGCTCCCGGCGATTCTGATTTCACGGGTATGAATGAGGTAACGTCTGGGCAttgagttttttttctaaaaagtgcTCCAGGTGGTGTGAGCATGCAAAACCGACGGGCTCCCTTGGAGAAAGAAGATCTGTCTGCGCTCAGGCGTGCGCTCCCTTTGTACACTGCAACCACGCGGAGACCTCCAGCGTTGCCGGCGCTCTGCCCCTCGCTCCAGCCTCGATGGTTCCTCGGAGTCCTCTCTAGGCCCCGGCGGTGGCTCCGTCTCTATGGTATCCGGCTTCTCAGCGGCGCCGGGTGGGCGTTTTCTTCCGGATCACAGAAGAATGTGGACTTCCCTCCCGGAAGTGACCCACGTGCTTCTCAGTTCCTAGCTGGGTTCCCGGCCGCTGCTCGCCGCTGACCCGAAGCTGGGGGCGCCGTGGGATCGGTGAGCGGCCGGAGGCGGGGGTGAGTGAGCCGCGGTGTCGGACCCCGGAGTGACTCCGATGATGTCTTCGCCGTGGCGGGTGCAGCCTCCGCGCCGGCTGCAGCAGCCTCGGTGGTGTTGAGGGTTGGATCCCCAGGGCCGCGCCGGCCAGGCCCACGGTTTCGGGTGTCCCGGGGCTGCCGCCGATCCTCTGGCCTCGGTTTCCGGCCCTGGGCTCTGCTGGTGACAGCCTGGGTGACCTTGAGCTGGCACCGTCCTCTGGCAGGGCCTCGCTTCCACTTCCGTTTGCTGGGGGCAATGGTCCTGGTCTGAAACCTGCAGCCCCCGGATGCTAGGGCGAAGCGGGAGGGGTCGGTGCTGACGATCGTGTCTGCTCCTAGGACTGAAGACCCGGAGGCCGTTCTCCACCGTGCTCGGCTGACATGGATCCGCTTAGAGCCCAGCAGCTGGCTGCAGAGCTGGAGGTGGAGATGATGGCCGACATGTACAACAGGTAATGAGAACCTCTCCACGATACACTTGTCTTGGAAATTGAGCCCGAGTCATCCTTACCGGGAGAAGGGCTTGCTACGAGTGCTTTCCCACCCCCCGCCTTCTGCCCCACCCTCCCCGTGTGCTTGGCTAGGGTAAATTAAGGTCACTTGGAAGGACTTGGCTATTGAGAGGGAGTAAAAGGGACGTGAAGGAGGATCTCCTGTCCAGTTTTAAAATCAACTAgtgttaacctttttttttttaaaaaaaaataaccctcgggaggcagaggcaggcggatctctgtgagttcgagaccagtctggtctacagagctagttccaggacaggctccaaagccacagagaaaccctgtctcgaaaaaccaaaacaaacaaacaaacaaacaaaaaaaccatttaattgaatttgtttctgtattttgtgtttgtttatgggCGCCAGCGTGCACACCACAACAGCGCTCTAGCGGAGGTCCGAGGAGtccatctttccttccaccaGGGGTCCCAGGGATTGGACTCAGTTCTGGCTTGGCAGCTAGTGACTTTGCCTTCTTAGCCGCCTGCACAGTCAGTTAGTGGTTAATACCATGTAGTAGCTAATAttcattaaacttttttttttttttttttttttttttttgagatggggtctctggtgtaaccctggctagcctggatcatgctgtgtggaccaggctgagcttgaattcacagaggtcaccAGCCTCTCCCTCttgggtgctggagattaaaggtgtgcacataGTCTTCATTGAACTTTAACTCCGTATCAGACACTTGCACAGCATTTTATATACATGGTCATTTTAtagtctttatttgtttttattttacatgtatggatattttgcttgcatgtatgtatgtatgtatgtatgtatgtacaccgtgtgcctgaagaggccaaagagccattggaactggagttacagacagtcgggAGCTACCCTGTGGGTActgaccaaacccaggtcttctgcgaGAGCAGTGagttctcttaaccaccgaacTGTCTCTCTAACCCCCCATTatcattttttatctttaatattaaaTAACTCACTGGGTGAAGGGGCAATAACTTCCCTGGTAGCGTGCTTGTCTAGAATGCAGGACGCCCTTGTTTTGCTGTTGAAGTGGTGCTTGTAATCGCAGCGCCCAGAGGTGGAGCCAGAGAGTcaatagttcaaggtcatccttggctacaagtgagtttgaaaccagtctgggATAAGGAACaccagttttaaaaaaaggaaagaaagtaaaatcagtgggttaattttaattttattagtgcCATTTTAACATAGGGGAATTGAGGTATCAAGGGGCTTAGTAATGTCAGGgttcagggttggagagatggctcagccgttaaaggctaggctcacaaccaaaaatataagagtaaTGTCAGGGTTCGGAGCTGATGAGTTGAAGGTCAGAGCCAGTCCCTAGAGCTGACTTCGCAACTGTTGCTTGTAGCTGTTTGGCCAGTTTGGAAATAAACCCGTCACCTGCTGAGTATCTTTGGAGTTGTCTGGTAACTGATTGTATCGTCAGTTAAATGGGCATAATGACACTGCTCTGAAGGAGTTGCCAGTATTGAACATTAAAGCCGTTAGCATCAGGCATGCCCGACAGGAACCAGCGAGACACCTGCTGGTTGGAGTCAGCAGAAGCTCTTTTCATTGGTTGAGTTATCTTGGAGGCTACAAATTAGAAttcttctctcccccaccctaACCCTCCCcccaagacacagtttctctatcttgctctggctgtcctggaactccttctgtagaccaggctggccttgaactcagagctctgcctgcctctgcccagtgctgggattaaaggtgtgtgcaccaccactgcctggctggaatggtttttaaaatgcagaCTGGAAATCAGACTACTTGGCTTTGTGTGATCCTTAGCAAATTACTGAGCACTTCTGTCTTAAtgtcctcatctgtaaagtgggggTTTGATCGTGCACGCCCCACTTAGCTGCTGTGAGGGTTAGTTACATAACAGTCTGTGTTAGCAGTTAGCACGATGCCTGGCACACAGCCAGCATCCAGCAAGTCTTTGCTCTTTAACTAGTCTTATACGTGACTCAAACAAGGTTCTTGGTCTGAAGAACCTTCTAAGGTGGCTGAAGTGAAAACAGGATTTCCACTGTTTTTGTGGGGGAGAGGGTGAGGCAAAATCAATACAGCGGGGTTGGAGTTGTTGAAGGTTCCTGGGACATCACAGAAAGGTGCTGATACAACCTTGTGCCTCTCTAATCTCAGGATGACCAATGCCTGCCACCGGAAGTGTGTGCCTCCCCACTACAAGGAAGCAGAGCTGTCCAAAGGCGAGTCTGTGTGCCTGGACCGATGTGTATCCAAGTACTTGGACATCCATGAGAGGATGGGCAAAAAGTTGACAGAGTTGTCAATGCAGGATGAAGAGCTGATGAAGAGGGTCCAGCAGAGCTCGGGGCCGGCGTGAGGCCCAGGCAGTGCACACCTGGTGCACCTTGCCATTTAATCTGATTAACGTGTCCCTAGTGGGTGTTTATGTGAAAACTGTCAGACTAGGCTCTCCAGAGCATCTCCAGGATCcctggatgtgggagggccctcCTGGCTCAAGAGGGGAACTTGTCACGCTGGTTTGTGActatg carries:
- the Timm10 gene encoding mitochondrial import inner membrane translocase subunit Tim10, with protein sequence MDPLRAQQLAAELEVEMMADMYNRMTNACHRKCVPPHYKEAELSKGESVCLDRCVSKYLDIHERMGKKLTELSMQDEELMKRVQQSSGPA